The following are encoded in a window of Ruminiclostridium herbifermentans genomic DNA:
- a CDS encoding TM1266 family iron-only hydrogenase system putative regulator — MQTRIAAVSIIIENPDSVEKLNTVLHDYSQYIIGRMGIPYQKRNISIICIVMDAPNDVISALSGKLGMIPYITAKTAYSKLFDAE; from the coding sequence ATGCAAACAAGAATTGCTGCTGTTAGTATTATTATTGAGAATCCAGATTCTGTTGAGAAATTAAACACTGTACTACATGACTATAGTCAATATATTATCGGCAGGATGGGTATTCCCTATCAAAAACGAAATATATCCATTATCTGCATTGTGATGGATGCGCCTAATGACGTGATTAGTGCATTATCTGGAAAATTAGGCATGATACCTTATATAACCGCAAAAACAGCTTATTCAAAGCTTTTTGATGCAGAATAG
- the hydF gene encoding [FeFe] hydrogenase H-cluster maturation GTPase HydF, with amino-acid sequence MSLNETPRANRLHIGIFGKRNNGKSSLINAITGHNTALVSDLAGTTTDPVYKSMEIYPIGPCVLIDTAGFDDEGSIGQLRVEKTKEAVQKTDIALIVFSEDEEIDIEKEWIATFKNKNIPFIPVLNKSDLIIDIDAASKYIEDNIGVKPIVVSSTQKNGIDQIITAIMRSLPEDYDLQSITGDIVKDGDVVLLVMPQDIQAPKGRLILPQVQTLRELLDRKCIVLSATTDKLDEALNALSSPPAVIITDSQVFKTVYDKKPKESKLTSFSVLFAGYKGDLDYYTKSVVAIDNLTESSKVLIAEACTHAPLSEDIGREKIPALLRKKVGQNLTIDIVSGTDFPKDLTKYDLVIQCGACMFNRKYVLSRIKLAAEQKVPMTNYGIVIAYLSDILDKISLK; translated from the coding sequence ATGAGCTTAAATGAAACTCCACGAGCAAACCGCTTGCACATAGGTATATTTGGAAAAAGAAACAATGGAAAATCTTCTCTGATAAATGCTATTACAGGTCACAACACTGCCTTGGTATCAGATTTGGCCGGCACAACCACTGACCCTGTATACAAAAGCATGGAAATATATCCAATTGGTCCATGCGTTTTAATTGATACAGCAGGCTTTGACGATGAAGGCTCTATTGGACAACTACGAGTTGAAAAAACAAAAGAAGCTGTTCAAAAAACAGACATTGCCTTAATTGTATTTAGTGAAGATGAAGAAATTGATATTGAGAAGGAATGGATTGCAACCTTCAAAAATAAAAATATACCCTTTATACCCGTTCTGAACAAATCAGATTTGATTATAGATATAGATGCTGCTAGTAAATATATTGAAGACAATATCGGAGTAAAACCTATTGTAGTGAGCAGTACTCAAAAAAATGGAATTGATCAAATAATAACGGCTATAATGCGCAGCCTACCAGAAGATTATGACCTTCAAAGTATTACTGGTGATATTGTTAAGGATGGAGATGTTGTTTTGCTTGTAATGCCCCAGGATATTCAAGCACCAAAAGGACGTTTAATTCTTCCTCAGGTACAAACACTAAGGGAGTTGCTTGACAGAAAGTGCATAGTTCTAAGTGCTACAACTGACAAGCTAGATGAAGCACTTAATGCCCTTAGCTCCCCCCCTGCAGTAATAATTACTGATTCACAAGTTTTTAAGACTGTGTATGATAAAAAGCCCAAGGAAAGCAAGCTAACTTCTTTCTCTGTGCTTTTTGCAGGCTACAAAGGCGATTTGGACTATTATACAAAGAGTGTTGTAGCTATTGATAATTTAACTGAAAGTTCAAAAGTCCTTATTGCTGAAGCCTGTACCCATGCACCCCTTAGCGAAGATATAGGAAGAGAAAAAATTCCTGCACTTTTACGTAAAAAGGTTGGGCAAAACCTGACTATTGATATTGTAAGCGGTACAGATTTTCCAAAGGATCTGACTAAATACGATTTAGTTATTCAATGCGGTGCTTGTATGTTCAATAGAAAATATGTTCTTTCAAGAATTAAATTAGCTGCTGAGCAAAAAGTTCCTATGACTAATTACGGAATTGTAATTGCTTATTTATCAGACATACTTGACAAGATTAGCTTAAAATAA
- a CDS encoding EndoU domain-containing protein: MKEKAELRNKPKKPVSTVNKNLQEQQDGKEDEKKYNVRTTDYKKMEEIFLTDPDSVTREEFLLFQRAVGYRRALQLLNEGKRRKQLMKLNGTGKKVRNIQQNKEHDETNANQKSVIQKQKLSQVRQIGENEPIQRKSAKNASSSTGLPSNLRSGLENLSGIDLSDVSVHKNSDKPQQVGALAYTQGNNIHIAPGQEKYLPHEGWHAVQQKQGRVPPTMQMKSGTLVNDNAELEKEADVMGDKAVNEGSKSSIIKLNKPSYLGSLFNKVIQRVQEDKITLYAPNTGAKIEIKATDTNAINYLKSQGYSQNPPNKGKKVENNTDKIILYAPNTGSKSEVKASDTKTIEYLKKQGYTEIPPQKKKILYAPNTGTKTEVKASDTKTIEYLKKQGYSDTPPKKAKEGMVNGVNYKELNSDYWNRTDGYFDGFWWQDESKLREAAEVMRLEIRKTGPYKLNTNLGYKMTDDPNEINKRMFAIQALSNALRTGYYDEGTLSALEIHMMLYGMDFSDHTLDEKKLDFIIERYEKIKFKELGNKLEGGWGDVIGGLMVLGLGYVSSRNLSSANTKNFSSKSSGSVNTKNVSSKSSSSVNAQKTTNITSKTIISPEMENKILYGERSNGNKLIGGHSPQINNANPNYAVEVISENADGTKVVKFTTQYSNGNLAKIKTSTLFPENWSNKNIIDSIKTVGDTPPIGVRDNLTLHRGIVNGVEIDVIKDGNNVISGYPTGGKLTPGFNPVK; encoded by the coding sequence ATGAAAGAAAAGGCAGAACTGCGAAATAAGCCTAAAAAGCCTGTAAGCACGGTAAACAAAAATCTGCAAGAGCAACAAGATGGCAAAGAAGACGAAAAAAAATATAATGTGAGAACAACAGATTATAAAAAAATGGAAGAGATATTTCTCACAGATCCCGATTCTGTAACACGTGAAGAATTTTTACTTTTTCAAAGAGCTGTTGGATATCGCCGTGCACTTCAACTATTGAATGAGGGTAAACGACGTAAACAGTTAATGAAATTAAATGGTACGGGAAAGAAAGTTAGAAATATTCAACAAAATAAAGAGCACGATGAGACTAATGCTAACCAAAAAAGCGTTATTCAAAAACAGAAATTATCACAGGTTAGACAAATAGGTGAAAATGAGCCTATTCAGAGGAAATCAGCAAAAAATGCATCTTCCTCTACGGGTTTGCCAAGCAACTTGAGGTCAGGTCTTGAAAATCTATCTGGTATTGATTTATCAGATGTAAGTGTACATAAAAATTCTGATAAACCACAGCAAGTAGGTGCATTGGCGTATACGCAGGGAAACAATATACATATTGCTCCTGGTCAGGAAAAATACCTTCCTCATGAAGGATGGCATGCTGTACAGCAGAAGCAGGGAAGAGTACCCCCTACAATGCAGATGAAATCAGGCACTCTTGTGAATGATAATGCAGAACTTGAAAAAGAAGCAGATGTTATGGGGGATAAAGCTGTTAATGAAGGTTCAAAAAGTAGTATAATAAAATTGAATAAACCTTCTTACTTAGGATCACTATTCAATAAGGTCATACAGAGAGTTCAAGAAGATAAAATCACTCTATACGCACCAAATACTGGTGCAAAAATAGAAATAAAAGCTACTGATACTAATGCTATAAATTACTTAAAAAGTCAGGGATATTCGCAAAATCCTCCTAATAAAGGAAAGAAAGTAGAAAATAATACGGATAAAATTATTTTATATGCACCAAATACTGGTAGTAAATCAGAGGTAAAGGCTAGTGATACTAAAACCATAGAATACTTAAAAAAACAAGGATATACAGAAATACCTCCACAGAAAAAGAAGATTTTATATGCACCGAATACTGGTACAAAAACAGAGGTAAAAGCTAGTGATACTAAAACCATAGAATACTTAAAAAAACAAGGATATTCGGATACTCCTCCAAAGAAAGCTAAAGAGGGAATGGTTAATGGTGTTAACTATAAGGAATTGAATTCTGATTATTGGAATCGAACTGATGGATATTTTGATGGATTTTGGTGGCAGGATGAGAGCAAATTAAGAGAAGCTGCAGAAGTTATGAGACTTGAAATTAGAAAAACGGGTCCATACAAGCTTAACACCAATTTGGGGTATAAAATGACAGACGATCCAAATGAAATCAATAAAAGAATGTTTGCTATTCAGGCATTATCTAATGCACTAAGAACTGGTTATTATGATGAGGGGACTTTGTCGGCATTAGAAATACATATGATGTTGTATGGCATGGATTTTTCAGACCATACCCTGGATGAGAAGAAATTAGATTTTATTATTGAAAGATATGAAAAAATAAAATTTAAAGAATTAGGAAATAAGTTGGAAGGGGGATGGGGAGATGTTATTGGTGGCTTAATGGTGCTTGGTTTAGGATATGTTTCAAGTAGAAATCTAAGTAGTGCAAATACCAAAAATTTTTCAAGTAAAAGTTCAGGTAGTGTAAATACCAAAAATGTTTCAAGTAAAAGTTCAAGTAGTGTTAATGCCCAAAAAACTACTAATATAACGAGTAAGACTATCATTAGTCCAGAAATGGAAAATAAAATTTTATATGGAGAACGTTCTAATGGAAACAAACTAATAGGTGGACATTCTCCACAGATTAACAATGCTAATCCCAATTATGCAGTAGAAGTAATATCAGAAAATGCGGATGGAACAAAGGTAGTAAAATTTACAACTCAGTACTCAAATGGTAACTTAGCAAAAATAAAGACAAGTACACTTTTTCCTGAAAATTGGAGTAACAAAAATATAATTGATTCCATAAAAACTGTTGGTGATACTCCTCCAATTGGTGTACGTGATAATTTAACCTTACATAGAGGTATTGTAAATGGTGTAGAAATCGATGTTATAAAAGATGGGAATAATGTTATATCTGGTTATCCTACAGGAGGGAAATTAACTCCTGGATTTAACCCAGTAAAGTAG